The Salminus brasiliensis chromosome 3, fSalBra1.hap2, whole genome shotgun sequence genome contains a region encoding:
- the LOC140551575 gene encoding uncharacterized protein isoform X1, producing the protein MLSSEEIKCENVMPGSSKAQKTSSVNLHSHTSLRRPQIKGKARIHHCSDCEKSFTAASDLRRHQRIHTGEKPYQCSECGQSFRASGALKRHQRTHTGEKPYQCSDCGQSFRESGALKTHQHIHRAEKPYHCSDCGKKFNQQSTLQTHQRIHTGEKPYLCSDCEKSFRTSGALKIHQRIHTGEKPFYCSECGKSFTTQSDLQKHQWIHTGEKPYQCSDCGQCFRVRGTLKTHQRIHTGEKPYYCSDCGQSFTAQSHLQRHQRVHTGEKPYQCSECGQSFNQQSNLQIHQRVHTGEKPYYCSDCGQSFNQLSNLQTHQRIHTGLKPYRCSDCGQSFNQQSNLKTHQRIHTGLKPYQCSDCGQSFNQRSNLKRHLHIHTGQKPHQCSDCGKNFQHSLFKTHKCIKSEIM; encoded by the coding sequence ATGTTGTCATCAGAGGAGATCAAATGTGAGAATGTGATGCCTGGAAGCTCCAAAGCTCAGAAAACCTCCTCTGTTAATCTCCACAGTCACACATCACTTAGACGACCACAAATAAAAGGAAAAGCCAGAATTcaccactgctcagactgtgagaagagcttTACTGCAGCGAGTGATCTCCGaagacaccagcgcattcacacaggagagaaaccgtatcagtgctcagagtgtggacAGAGTTTTAGAGCCAGTGGTGCCCTGAAAAGACATCAGCGTactcacacaggagagaaaccctaTCAGTGTTCAGACTGTGGACAGAGTTTTAGAGAAAGTGGTGccctcaaaacacaccagcataTTCACAGGGCAGAaaaaccatatcactgctcagactgtgggaaaaAATTTAATCAACAAAGTACTCTccaaacacaccagcgcattcatactggagagaagccgtacctgtgctcagactgtgagaagagttttagGACAAGTGGTGCCCTTAAgatacaccagcgcattcacacaggagagaaaccctTTTattgctcagagtgtggaaagagttttactACACAGAGTGATCTCCAAAAACACCAGTGGATTCACAccggagagaaaccgtatcagtgctcagactgtggacAGTGTTTTAGAGTGAGAGGGAccctcaaaacacaccagcgcattcacactggagagaaaccgtattacTGTTCAGATTGTGGACAGAGTTTTACAGCACAGAGTCATCTCCAAAGACACCAGCGTGTTCACACGGGAGAGAAGCCGTACCAGTGTTCAGAGTGTGGGCAGAGCTTTAATCAACAGAGTAATCTCCAAATACACCAGCGTGTTCACACTGGCGAGAAGCCGTATTACTGTTCAGACTGTGGTCAGAGCTTTAATCAACTGAGTAATCTCCagacacaccagcgcattcacacggGACTGAAGCCGTATCGGTGCTCAGACTGTGGCCAGAGCTTTAATCAACAGAGTAatctcaaaacacaccagcgcattcacacaggactGAAGCCATATCAATGTTCAGACTGTGGACAAAGCTTTAATCAACGGAGTAATCTTAAAAGAcaccttcacattcacacaggaCAGAAACCGCAtcagtgctcagactgtgggaagaacTTCCAACATTCACTTTTTAAGACACACAAATGCATTAAGAGTGAGATAATGTAA
- the LOC140551575 gene encoding uncharacterized protein isoform X2, with product MLSSEEIKREDVVSEICVTLDSDSSLGQPPKNEKARNHHCPECGRSFTALGDLQRHQRIHTGEKPYQCSECGMSFRASGALRRHQRTHTGEKPYQCSDCGQSFRECGDLKKHQRIHTGVKPYQCSECGQSFNQKGTLQAHQRIHTGEKPYQCSDCGKSFNQKGSLRTHQRIHTGEKPYHCSECGQSFRASGAITRHQRIHMAEKPFFCSDCGMSFTVHSDLQKHQLVHTGEKPYQCPECGQSFRERGTLKTHQRTHTGEKPYQCSECGKCFTTQSHLQRHQRIHTGEKPYYCSQCGQSFRESGALKKHQRIHTGLKPYQCSECGQRFNQQSDLKRHHRIHTGEKPYQCSDCGRTFRQSNVKTHKCIKRENLNVQNITMADDVKDDALL from the coding sequence ATGTTGTCATCAGAAGAGATCAAACGTGAGGACGTGGTGTCCGAAATCTGTGTTACTCTCGACAGTGACTCGTCGCTCGGACAACCGCCAAAAAACGAAAAAGCAAgaaaccaccactgccccgagTGTGGGAGGAGCTTTACCGCACTGGGTGATCTCCAaagacaccagcgcattcacacaggagagaagccgtatcaGTGCTCAGAGTGCGGCATGAGTTTTAGAGCCAGTGGTGCCCTCCGGAGACACCAGCGTACTCACACGGGAGAGAAACCCTAccagtgctcagactgtggacAGAGCTTTAGGGAATGTGGTGACCTCAAAAagcaccagcgcattcacaccggAGTGAAGCCGTACCAGTGCTCGGAGTGTGGGCAGAGTTTTAACCAGAAAGGTACTCTCCAAGctcaccagcgcattcacactggagagaagccctaccagtgctcagactgtgggaagagctttAATCAGAAAGGTAGTCTGcgaacacaccagcgcattcacacaggagagaagccgtatcactgctcCGAGTGTGGACAGAGCTTTAGAGCCAGTGGGGCCATCACcagacaccagcgcattcacatgGCTGAGAAACCCTTCTtttgctcagactgtggaatGAGCTTTACGGTACACAGTGATCTGCAAAAGCACCAGCTCGTTCATACAGGAGAGAAACCCTATCAGTGCCCAGAGTGTGGGCAGAGCTTCAGAGAGAGGGGTACTCTGAAAACACACCAGCGCactcacactggagagaagcccTATCAGTGCTCGGAGTGCGGGAAGTGTTTTACCACGCAGAGCCATCTCCAgagacaccagcgcattcacacggGAGAGAAGCCGTATTACTGTTCACAGTGCGGACAGAGCTTCAGAGAGAGCGGCGCCCTCaaaaaacaccagcgcattcacaccggACTCAAACCGTATCAGTGCTCGGAGTGTGGGCAGAGGTTCAACCAACAGAGTGACCTCAAAAGACACCatcgcattcacacaggagagaagccctatcagtgctcagactgtgggaggaCCTTTCGACAATCAAACGTTAAAACGCACAAATGCATAAAAAGAGAAAATCTCAATGTGCAAAACATAACGATGGCAGATGATGTTAAAGATGATGCActactttaa
- the LOC140551577 gene encoding uncharacterized protein: MLSSDEVKCENVVSGSSSSQQTFFLILHNNSSLHQPPAYKGKERIHQCSDCEKSFTAQSDLQRHQRIHTGEKPYQCSDCGKSFNRQSILTKHQRIHTGEKPFDCSECGHSFTAVSDLQRHQLIHTGQKPYCCSDCGQSFRESGALKRHQRIHTGEKPYHCSDCGKSFRESGTLRKHQRIHTGEKPYQCSECGQSFNQQFHLTKHQRTHTGEKPYHCSECGQNFSTSGTLKTHQLIHTGEKPYPCSDCGQSFRESGALKKHQWIHTGAKPYHCSECGQGFRKSSALKTHQFIHLKQLPEQDL; this comes from the coding sequence ATGTTGTCATCAGACGAGGTCAAATGTGAGAATGTGGTGTCTGGAAGCTCCAGCAGTCAGCAGACATTCTTTCTTATTCTCCACAATAACTCCTCGCTCCATCAACCACCAGCAtataaaggaaaagagagaattCACCaatgctcagactgtgagaagagttttacTGCACAGAGTGATCTCCAAAGACACcaacgcattcacactggagagaaaccgtatcagtgctcagactgtgggaagagttttaatcgaCAGAGCATTCTCAcaaaacaccagcgcattcacacggGAGAGAAGCCCTTcgactgctcagagtgtggacaCAGTTTTACTGCAGTGAGCGATCTCCAaagacaccagctcattcacacgGGACAGAAACCCTATTGCTGTTCAGATTGTGGACAGAGCTTTAGAGAAAGTGGAGCCCTGAAAAGacatcagcgcattcacacgGGAGAGAAACCCtaccactgctcagactgtgggaagagtttcagAGAGAGTGGCACCCTCAgaaaacaccagcgcattcacaccggagagaagccCTATCAGTGCTCGGAGTGCGGACAGAGCTTTAATCAGCAGTTTCACCTCACCAAACACCAGAGGACTCACACAGgtgagaaaccgtatcactgctcagagtgtggacaGAATTTTAGTACGAGCGGCAccctcaaaacacaccagctcattcatacGGGAGAGAAACCGTACCCCTGCTCAGACTGCGGACAGAGCTTTAGAGAGAGTGGTGCTCTCAAAAAACACCAGTGGATTCACACAGGAGCGAAACCCTATCACTGCTCCGAGTGTGGACAGGGTTTTAGGAAGAGCAGTGCCCTCAAAACACACCAGTTCATTCATTTAAAACAGCTCCCTGAACAAGACCTTTAA